A window of the Leucothrix mucor DSM 2157 genome harbors these coding sequences:
- a CDS encoding response regulator transcription factor, translating into MPDTPSQIVIVDDEVAIQSLIKRYFQRHGAQVHCAGSGDELHQILQLHEIDIVFLDVNLPGKDGFTLLDEIKRDYEAGVIMLTAHNELNDRLTGLNGGADDYVPKPFDMSELMARSNAVLRRLGKLKTKPEPDTCSYHFAGYSLDSKVRELHNAEQALIDLSPAELDLLLVFMKHPQTVLSRDYLLQQTRGRDAAPFDRTIDVRVGQLRKKILVEEAQHPLFKTIRGGGYMLMTEVVKQAG; encoded by the coding sequence ATGCCTGATACCCCCAGTCAAATCGTGATCGTGGATGATGAAGTCGCGATCCAATCCCTGATTAAACGCTATTTTCAGCGCCATGGCGCGCAAGTGCATTGCGCAGGCTCCGGCGATGAGCTGCACCAAATTTTACAGTTGCACGAAATCGATATCGTATTTCTAGACGTCAACCTACCCGGAAAAGACGGCTTTACCCTGCTGGATGAAATTAAGCGCGACTATGAAGCCGGCGTGATTATGCTCACTGCGCATAACGAGCTGAATGATCGACTCACTGGCTTAAATGGCGGCGCAGATGACTATGTGCCAAAGCCGTTTGATATGAGTGAATTAATGGCCCGCTCCAACGCGGTACTCCGGCGTTTAGGGAAGCTAAAAACCAAGCCCGAACCGGATACGTGCAGTTATCACTTTGCCGGTTATTCACTGGATAGCAAAGTGCGCGAGCTGCACAATGCTGAGCAAGCCCTGATCGATCTGTCACCGGCTGAATTAGATCTGTTACTAGTGTTTATGAAGCACCCACAAACGGTACTGAGTCGGGATTATTTATTGCAACAAACCCGAGGCCGGGATGCCGCGCCATTTGATCGTACGATCGATGTACGCGTCGGTCAGCTGCGCAAAAAAATTCTGGTCGAAGAAGCCCAACACCCCTTATTCAAAACGATTCGAGGCGGTGGATATATGTTGATGACTGAGGTTGTGAAACAAGCGGGTTAA
- a CDS encoding phosphate-starvation-inducible PsiE family protein produces MRHEEIPEDHSDPLLSFLHRCIRLAIRVLAVLMVLVIFWSIADVVYVLYMRLSSPPYFLLDISDILQTFGAFMLVLIAVEIFTNIRLYLGSNILPVELVIGTALMAVARKVIVLDLKTVTSEQIFGIALVTFALGISFWLVRHSNKEHGGEEHH; encoded by the coding sequence ATGAGACATGAGGAAATACCGGAAGACCATTCCGATCCGTTACTGAGTTTTTTGCACCGCTGTATTCGGCTTGCGATCAGGGTGTTGGCTGTTTTAATGGTGTTGGTGATCTTTTGGAGTATCGCCGATGTTGTTTATGTTCTGTACATGAGGCTGAGCTCTCCGCCGTACTTCTTGCTCGATATTTCCGATATTTTACAAACCTTTGGCGCCTTTATGTTGGTGCTGATTGCGGTTGAAATATTTACCAATATACGGCTGTATTTGGGCTCGAATATTCTGCCGGTTGAGTTGGTTATTGGAACGGCACTTATGGCCGTGGCGCGGAAGGTGATTGTGTTGGATCTTAAGACGGTGACTTCTGAGCAGATCTTTGGCATTGCCTTGGTGACGTTTGCCTTGGGAATTTCGTTCTGGCTAGTAAGGCACAGCAACAAAGAGCATGGCGGAGAAGAACATCATTGA
- a CDS encoding AMP-binding protein: MANQTDTFPKLLIENAERFKNKAAIREKDYGIWQSWTWSQMRDEIFALANGMAALGFKRGDKLAIVGRNRPRLYWGMCAAQCLGGIPVPVYQDSVADEMQYVLNHSEVNFVLAEDQEQVDKMLEIHDSCPAMQHVIYDDPRGMRDYESEHLHDFAEVQKQGREYAKQHPDFLLQEINQGTGADIGIFLYTSGTTGKPKGVVMTNDNILITARNSVEFDNLTADEEIVSYLPMAWVGDHIFSYAQAYVTGFCVNCPESEATIATDLREIGPTYYFAPPRVFENILTTVTIRMMDAGTLKRVMFNYFMEVAKKTGVAMLDGKEVSRKERFMYWLDNILVYAPLKNTMGFSRIRLAYTAGEAIGPEIFDFFRSLGINIKQLYGQTEAAVFITMQPDGEIFADTVGVPAPGVEVKVNENGEVMYRGPGVFHSYYKNEESTRETKDAEGFVYTGDAGYFADNGHLKIIDRAKDVGKFNDGSMFAPKYIENKLKFFPHIKEVVAIGDGKDHCTAFINIDLEAVGNWAERNNVPYASYQELAQDERVYQMMLESIEQVNKDLSTDSLMSKSQVHRFLILHKELDPDDGELTRTGKVRRRIVNEKYAVLIEALYNGAKECFIKTEVAFEDGRKGSIEATLKISDAKTFEPAPQEAKS; this comes from the coding sequence GTGGCAAATCAAACTGATACTTTTCCCAAGTTACTGATTGAGAATGCGGAGCGTTTCAAAAACAAAGCCGCCATTCGAGAGAAGGACTATGGGATCTGGCAATCCTGGACCTGGTCGCAGATGCGGGATGAGATATTCGCACTGGCTAACGGTATGGCTGCCTTAGGCTTTAAACGCGGTGATAAGCTGGCCATTGTTGGCCGCAATCGTCCACGTTTATACTGGGGAATGTGTGCAGCGCAGTGCTTAGGCGGGATTCCGGTTCCGGTCTATCAAGACTCCGTTGCAGACGAGATGCAGTATGTTTTGAATCATTCCGAAGTGAACTTTGTACTCGCGGAAGATCAGGAACAAGTTGATAAGATGCTGGAGATTCACGATAGCTGTCCAGCCATGCAACACGTCATCTACGACGACCCTCGCGGCATGCGGGATTACGAATCAGAACACCTCCACGACTTTGCCGAAGTCCAAAAACAAGGCCGCGAATACGCCAAGCAGCACCCCGATTTCCTACTACAAGAAATCAATCAAGGCACTGGCGCAGATATCGGTATCTTCCTGTATACCTCAGGCACCACCGGTAAGCCGAAAGGCGTGGTGATGACCAATGACAATATTCTTATTACTGCCCGTAACAGTGTCGAATTCGACAACCTGACTGCCGATGAGGAGATCGTTTCGTATCTTCCAATGGCATGGGTTGGCGATCATATTTTCTCCTATGCCCAAGCTTATGTGACCGGTTTTTGTGTGAACTGTCCTGAAAGCGAGGCAACCATCGCGACCGATTTACGGGAAATCGGTCCGACCTATTACTTTGCACCGCCGCGTGTTTTTGAAAACATTCTCACTACCGTCACCATTCGTATGATGGATGCCGGAACGCTGAAGCGGGTGATGTTTAACTACTTTATGGAAGTCGCCAAAAAAACCGGCGTGGCAATGCTGGACGGTAAAGAAGTCTCCCGCAAAGAGAGGTTCATGTACTGGCTGGACAATATTTTGGTCTATGCCCCACTGAAGAACACCATGGGCTTTAGCCGGATTCGTTTGGCGTATACTGCGGGTGAAGCGATTGGCCCTGAAATCTTCGATTTCTTCCGCTCTTTAGGTATCAATATCAAACAGTTGTACGGCCAAACGGAAGCGGCGGTCTTTATTACCATGCAGCCGGATGGCGAGATTTTTGCCGATACTGTGGGCGTTCCGGCGCCGGGCGTCGAAGTGAAAGTGAATGAAAATGGGGAAGTGATGTATCGCGGCCCTGGTGTATTCCACAGCTACTACAAAAACGAAGAATCGACTCGCGAAACCAAAGATGCCGAAGGCTTCGTGTATACCGGTGATGCCGGTTACTTTGCAGATAATGGTCACTTAAAAATCATTGATCGCGCGAAAGACGTGGGTAAGTTCAACGATGGCAGCATGTTCGCGCCGAAGTATATCGAGAACAAACTCAAATTCTTCCCACATATCAAAGAAGTGGTGGCGATTGGCGATGGCAAAGATCATTGCACCGCCTTTATTAATATCGACTTGGAAGCGGTGGGTAACTGGGCGGAGCGCAATAATGTGCCGTATGCCAGTTATCAGGAGTTGGCGCAGGATGAGCGCGTTTACCAAATGATGCTGGAAAGTATCGAACAGGTAAATAAAGACCTATCAACCGACAGCCTGATGTCTAAATCACAGGTTCATCGCTTCTTGATTTTGCACAAAGAACTCGATCCGGATGATGGCGAGTTAACGCGTACCGGTAAAGTGCGCCGTCGTATCGTGAATGAGAAATACGCTGTGCTGATCGAAGCACTCTATAACGGCGCGAAGGAATGCTTCATCAAAACCGAGGTGGCGTTTGAAGATGGCCGCAAAGGCTCGATTGAAGCGACCTTGAAAATCAGTGATGCCAAGACCTTCGAACCCGCTCCGCAGGAGGCAAAGTCATGA
- a CDS encoding GNAT family N-acetyltransferase yields the protein MDMRIKVDDLADGKVIAMLEAHHAEMHLYSPPESIHALDKSKFKDPSLTFWSAWDGEALVGCGALKQLSDKHGEVKSMRTAKGYLRQGVADHVLQAILEEAKQRGYKKLSLETGVNDAFGPSLELYKKHGFEECGPFGCYVLDPHSQFYSVALDG from the coding sequence ATGGATATGAGAATTAAAGTTGATGATTTAGCGGATGGAAAAGTGATTGCAATGCTGGAGGCGCATCATGCCGAGATGCATTTGTATTCGCCGCCGGAGAGTATTCATGCGCTTGATAAGTCTAAGTTTAAAGATCCGTCGCTAACTTTCTGGAGTGCTTGGGATGGCGAGGCGTTGGTGGGGTGTGGAGCGCTTAAGCAGCTGTCGGATAAGCATGGCGAAGTGAAGTCGATGCGCACGGCTAAAGGGTATTTGAGACAAGGTGTTGCAGATCATGTGTTGCAGGCGATTTTGGAAGAAGCAAAGCAGCGCGGTTATAAAAAGCTGAGCCTTGAAACGGGCGTGAATGATGCCTTTGGACCGTCGTTGGAGTTATACAAGAAGCACGGATTTGAGGAGTGCGGGCCATTTGGGTGTTATGTGCTTGATCCGCATAGTCAGTTTTATTCTGTTGCGTTGGATGGATGA
- a CDS encoding ABC transporter ATP-binding protein, whose product MSDDKRTGETLLEVKNISLSFGGVKALTDISFDIKEGEIRAIIGPNGAGKSSMLNVISGFYTPQEGEVWFRGEKRGNMKPYQVARQGVARTFQNIALFKGMSTLDNLMTGRITQMNTNMFWQAIWKGPAEREEMEHRERVEHIIDFLGIQAIRKTPVGRLPYGMQKRVELGRALAAEAKLLLLDEPMAGMNLEEKEDMSRFILDVNDEFGTTVTLIEHDIGVVMDLSDRVVVLDYGCKLADGVPEDVRNNQAVIDAYLGVSHD is encoded by the coding sequence ATGAGTGACGATAAGAGAACTGGCGAGACTTTGCTGGAAGTTAAGAACATTTCATTGTCATTTGGTGGTGTTAAGGCGCTGACCGACATCAGTTTCGATATTAAAGAAGGTGAGATTCGCGCGATTATCGGCCCGAACGGTGCGGGCAAAAGCTCGATGCTGAACGTGATTAGTGGCTTTTACACGCCGCAAGAAGGCGAGGTTTGGTTCCGTGGCGAAAAGCGCGGCAATATGAAGCCTTATCAAGTCGCCCGCCAAGGGGTGGCGCGCACCTTCCAAAACATTGCATTGTTTAAAGGCATGTCTACCTTGGACAACCTAATGACTGGCCGCATTACCCAGATGAATACCAATATGTTTTGGCAGGCGATCTGGAAAGGGCCAGCCGAACGCGAGGAGATGGAACATCGCGAGCGCGTTGAGCACATCATCGACTTCTTGGGTATTCAGGCGATTCGTAAAACACCGGTTGGGCGCTTGCCTTACGGAATGCAAAAGCGCGTTGAGCTAGGTCGTGCACTGGCTGCCGAGGCCAAATTACTGCTGCTGGATGAGCCAATGGCGGGGATGAATCTGGAAGAAAAAGAGGACATGAGCCGCTTTATTCTGGATGTGAACGATGAGTTTGGCACGACGGTTACCTTGATCGAGCATGATATCGGCGTGGTCATGGATCTGTCAGATCGCGTAGTGGTGTTGGATTATGGCTGCAAGCTGGCCGATGGCGTACCGGAAGACGTGCGCAATAATCAAGCGGTTATCGATGCCTATCTGGGAGTAAGTCATGACTAA
- a CDS encoding PAS-domain containing protein: MKPPNTLEQRSAWTLDALNYLDQGISVFDQNLRLIACNQRMIELLEVPETLMVTDQHIGEIFRFNAQRGEYGEGDIDKLVAERVRLAETFEPHVFDRIRPDGTIIEVRGNPMQNNGGFVTTYTDVTEQRQAEARLEKRVKKRTAEYRRESEAHRKTAEALHKSELWIRQIADAVPALIAYVDKNNCYQFINNMHREWFGLDREQLIGSSIFELVEERNLAKMEHDIATVLQGTEVSSEYVIRRKGRSPLDVSISFIPHFDKSGKMLGYFFLGQDLTEHKQTQRELVESQKMQALGRLTGGIAHDFNNLLTIILGNLNFIEDDSLDTEEMREVIQSCQQAAKRGGELIQRLLTFSRRQSLKPESTNINALVEEFSVLLQRTLGETVQVKRRLATGLAPALVDKNQLETCLLNLTLNARDSMPKGGKLTIRTQHYIKPAHHITFSDLPTGHYIMLSVSDEGEGMSDETVSRAFEPFYTTKPSGVGTGLGLSMVYGFVKQSGGGIDIRSREGEGTTIRLIFPIDAKASGPHLKKPKATLPKQQHARILLVEDDEGVRQFVHRTLSKMGYTVDLAENGDFALDQLSQNPDYELVLTDIVMPGSTSGLDLYARVKQQYPKTKVLCMTGYSEQLESSLDEKHLLRKPFQQNELANKLKAILKPEHA, translated from the coding sequence ATGAAGCCACCAAATACTCTCGAACAGCGCAGCGCTTGGACGCTAGATGCCCTCAACTATCTGGATCAGGGCATCTCAGTATTTGATCAAAATTTGCGACTCATTGCCTGCAACCAGCGCATGATAGAGCTCTTGGAAGTCCCGGAAACACTAATGGTGACCGATCAACACATCGGTGAAATCTTCCGCTTCAATGCGCAACGTGGCGAGTATGGCGAGGGCGATATCGATAAATTAGTCGCCGAGCGCGTTCGCTTAGCCGAAACCTTTGAGCCCCATGTCTTTGACCGCATTCGACCTGATGGCACCATTATCGAAGTGCGCGGCAATCCCATGCAGAATAACGGCGGCTTCGTAACGACCTACACCGATGTCACCGAACAGCGTCAGGCTGAGGCCAGACTTGAGAAGCGTGTTAAAAAACGCACCGCAGAATATCGCCGCGAAAGCGAAGCCCATCGCAAGACAGCCGAAGCCCTACACAAGAGTGAATTATGGATTCGCCAAATCGCCGATGCCGTTCCGGCACTCATCGCCTATGTCGATAAAAACAACTGCTACCAATTCATCAACAATATGCACCGCGAGTGGTTTGGGCTAGATCGCGAGCAACTGATCGGTAGCTCGATTTTTGAGTTGGTCGAAGAGCGCAATCTGGCAAAAATGGAACATGACATTGCCACCGTGCTGCAAGGCACTGAAGTCTCCAGCGAATACGTGATTCGCCGCAAAGGCCGCTCTCCTTTGGATGTGTCGATTTCCTTCATCCCACACTTTGATAAAAGCGGCAAAATGCTTGGCTACTTCTTTTTAGGCCAAGACCTCACCGAACATAAACAAACCCAACGCGAGCTAGTCGAATCTCAAAAAATGCAAGCGTTGGGGCGTTTAACTGGTGGTATTGCACACGACTTTAATAATCTGCTGACCATTATCCTAGGCAATCTCAACTTCATTGAAGATGACAGTTTAGATACCGAAGAAATGCGCGAGGTGATTCAATCTTGCCAGCAAGCCGCCAAGCGTGGTGGTGAGTTAATTCAACGCTTACTGACCTTTTCACGGCGTCAGTCATTGAAACCTGAATCCACCAATATCAATGCGCTGGTTGAAGAGTTCAGCGTGCTACTACAGCGCACTCTCGGCGAAACCGTGCAGGTCAAACGTAGGCTAGCCACAGGTTTAGCGCCCGCTTTGGTTGATAAAAATCAGCTGGAAACCTGCCTGCTCAATCTCACCCTTAACGCGCGTGACTCGATGCCTAAAGGCGGCAAACTCACCATTCGTACCCAGCACTACATAAAGCCCGCGCACCACATTACCTTTAGCGACCTGCCAACCGGCCACTACATTATGCTTAGCGTGTCGGATGAAGGCGAAGGCATGTCGGATGAAACTGTCAGCCGCGCCTTTGAGCCATTCTATACCACCAAACCCTCCGGCGTAGGGACTGGCCTTGGTTTGAGTATGGTGTATGGCTTTGTGAAGCAATCCGGCGGCGGCATTGATATCCGCTCCCGAGAGGGTGAAGGCACCACAATTCGCCTGATTTTTCCGATTGATGCCAAGGCATCCGGCCCTCACTTAAAGAAGCCGAAGGCCACTCTACCCAAACAGCAACATGCCCGTATTTTATTGGTGGAAGATGACGAAGGGGTCCGTCAGTTTGTTCACCGCACCTTGTCTAAAATGGGCTACACTGTGGACTTAGCTGAAAACGGTGATTTCGCACTGGATCAGCTTTCACAAAACCCTGATTACGAACTGGTGCTTACCGACATTGTAATGCCAGGTTCGACCAGTGGTTTAGACCTTTACGCGCGAGTCAAACAACAGTATCCAAAGACCAAAGTGCTCTGCATGACCGGATACAGCGAACAACTGGAGTCCAGTCTCGACGAAAAGCACTTGCTGCGTAAGCCCTTCCAGCAAAATGAGCTGGCTAACAAGCTAAAAGCAATACTGAAGCCCGAACATGCCTGA
- a CDS encoding HNH endonuclease, whose product MTAYLLTWNPKNWSEERFDQLYADYKLDKVLRWSCGSTKKIVVGDDFYLLKQGKGATGVIGSGTVMSSPYSAAHYESDKAEVGKMALYVNVKFEYLSDPSAAIPIRRDELNSPELACSIWSAQGSGKTIPDTIEAKLAELWHSRVELKAFTYPEEVDSVIEGAKTTVTVNAYERNPEARKRCLGQWGYHCAVCSFHFELCYVLIGKQYIHVHHLKPIASIGEEYEIDPVNDLRPVCPNCHAMLHRESPPLSIEELKSLIVRYNNNLKHTQNQIKNPI is encoded by the coding sequence ATGACTGCTTACTTGCTAACTTGGAATCCTAAGAATTGGTCTGAGGAACGGTTCGATCAGCTCTATGCTGATTATAAGTTAGATAAAGTGCTTAGATGGAGCTGTGGCTCAACGAAGAAAATTGTTGTTGGAGATGATTTTTACCTGCTCAAGCAAGGCAAAGGTGCTACTGGGGTTATTGGTTCGGGCACGGTGATGTCATCCCCTTACAGCGCAGCGCATTATGAGAGTGATAAGGCTGAGGTGGGTAAAATGGCATTGTATGTGAATGTAAAATTTGAATACTTGTCAGACCCGAGTGCTGCCATTCCGATTCGTCGCGACGAGCTAAATTCTCCTGAGCTGGCTTGCTCAATCTGGAGCGCTCAAGGCTCTGGTAAGACTATCCCAGATACGATTGAAGCGAAGCTTGCTGAGTTATGGCATTCACGAGTTGAGCTAAAAGCATTTACCTATCCTGAAGAAGTCGACTCCGTTATTGAAGGGGCAAAAACTACGGTCACCGTCAACGCCTATGAGCGAAACCCAGAAGCTCGCAAACGGTGTTTAGGTCAATGGGGTTATCATTGTGCAGTCTGTAGTTTCCATTTTGAGCTTTGCTACGTACTAATCGGCAAACAATATATCCATGTTCACCACTTAAAGCCGATCGCATCGATTGGCGAAGAATATGAAATAGACCCCGTGAATGACCTGCGGCCAGTATGTCCAAATTGCCACGCCATGCTACACCGAGAAAGTCCTCCGCTATCAATTGAGGAGCTAAAATCTCTAATAGTTCGTTATAACAACAACTTAAAACACACCCAAAACCAAATCAAAAACCCCATCTAA
- a CDS encoding DUF4253 domain-containing protein — MKIVSLDPDTAFEQAINSFNDAKRLVVVGSQQSIEQLQEQMEDMSEGEDDIIENAMDIELEDWFEDQKQELINGFEDDDFDLSGIVGEWPGEADLKSDFTLAFDMLSGEVVDDLCGLKIKTDASWKIPAYLCYGGWNACPEPELQCAIWKYWEEKYGAKIVGISGDVIEAYVSRPPETEEDAMELAWEQYLYCADIVDQGCETISNLGAGLINHDKWYFWWD, encoded by the coding sequence GTGAAAATCGTTTCATTGGATCCGGATACTGCGTTTGAGCAAGCGATCAACTCGTTTAATGATGCGAAGAGGCTGGTGGTGGTTGGCTCGCAGCAGAGTATCGAGCAGCTGCAAGAGCAGATGGAGGATATGAGTGAGGGTGAGGATGACATCATTGAAAATGCGATGGATATCGAGCTTGAGGATTGGTTTGAGGATCAGAAGCAGGAGTTGATTAATGGCTTTGAAGATGATGATTTTGATCTTAGCGGGATTGTGGGTGAGTGGCCGGGTGAGGCTGACCTGAAGTCAGATTTTACGTTGGCATTTGATATGTTGTCGGGCGAGGTTGTCGATGATTTATGTGGGTTGAAAATCAAGACGGATGCTTCGTGGAAAATCCCTGCTTATCTGTGCTACGGCGGTTGGAATGCGTGTCCGGAGCCTGAGTTGCAGTGCGCTATTTGGAAGTACTGGGAAGAGAAGTATGGCGCTAAAATTGTCGGAATTAGTGGTGATGTAATAGAGGCTTATGTGTCCAGACCGCCGGAAACGGAAGAGGACGCAATGGAGCTGGCATGGGAGCAATATTTGTACTGTGCTGATATTGTTGATCAGGGCTGCGAGACCATTTCAAATTTGGGGGCGGGTTTAATCAATCATGATAAATGGTATTTCTGGTGGGATTGA
- a CDS encoding Rho-binding antiterminator has product MLGLACAVVAGRVFGTSSIRCARKDFVKLIRGLACSVVGGGWFERGEGVISCNQYDYIEIACMHRYPIILTMKSGESLACVALDTQLDEAKQECIRVNAEGAERLVVLDEIAELEVSIENPHFKHVSFG; this is encoded by the coding sequence ATGCTGGGGCTTGCTTGTGCGGTGGTTGCCGGAAGGGTATTCGGCACTTCGTCGATTCGCTGCGCTCGTAAGGACTTTGTGAAGTTAATACGGGGGCTGGCTTGTTCGGTGGTGGGCGGTGGTTGGTTTGAGAGAGGTGAGGGCGTGATTAGTTGTAATCAGTATGACTATATTGAGATAGCGTGTATGCACCGTTATCCGATTATATTGACGATGAAGTCTGGGGAGAGTTTGGCGTGTGTTGCGTTGGATACTCAGCTTGATGAGGCGAAGCAAGAGTGTATTAGGGTGAATGCAGAGGGGGCTGAGCGCTTGGTGGTGTTGGATGAGATTGCTGAGTTGGAAGTATCTATTGAAAACCCACACTTTAAGCATGTATCGTTTGGGTAA
- a CDS encoding DUF1285 domain-containing protein — protein MSSLDTLQKQLEPLKDSGHAPVHLWHPEHHGKVDIVIHHDGSWTHEGGPIKREALVRLFASVLWYENGEHYLKTPAEQMQIMVETTPFLITQMTVQAKGTPEQTIVFTTSYNDTVVLGPEHDLWLDKTVVIGQEVPLVGVRYEMCARLVRSVYLELVELGELVSDNQHEYLRLMSAGKVFQLPIA, from the coding sequence ATGAGTTCACTGGATACCTTACAAAAACAATTAGAGCCGCTCAAAGACAGTGGCCATGCGCCTGTCCACCTATGGCACCCGGAGCATCATGGCAAGGTTGATATCGTGATTCATCATGATGGCAGCTGGACGCATGAGGGTGGCCCGATTAAGCGTGAAGCACTGGTTCGTTTGTTTGCTAGCGTGCTGTGGTATGAAAATGGCGAGCATTATCTCAAGACGCCTGCTGAGCAGATGCAGATTATGGTTGAGACAACGCCGTTTTTGATTACGCAGATGACTGTGCAAGCGAAGGGAACACCAGAGCAGACGATTGTATTCACTACCAGCTATAACGACACCGTGGTGCTTGGGCCGGAGCATGATTTATGGCTAGATAAAACCGTAGTAATAGGCCAGGAAGTACCGTTGGTCGGGGTGCGATATGAAATGTGCGCCCGTTTGGTGCGTAGCGTCTACTTGGAACTGGTTGAGTTGGGTGAGTTGGTTTCAGACAATCAGCATGAGTATTTACGCCTGATGAGCGCGGGGAAGGTATTTCAGTTGCCAATTGCATGA
- a CDS encoding cystathionine gamma-synthase family protein, whose protein sequence is MTDNTNSNHQPGLSTLSIWGGEQEHELYERSTQVPVVHSVSFAYKDIDTWHAVALEKEPGHIYSRNTNPTVRAFEDKVKELEGAEAATSFSSGMAAISNIFGTFLRPGDRVVSIKDSYGGTNKIFTSFLPPLNIDVTLCDTIEYEEIEAEIAKGCTMLYLETPTNPTVKIIDIKRLAAAAKKVGALVVVDNTFATPINQNPLKLGADLVLHSASKYLGGHADALGGVACGNKDLIKMVYHYREINGATLAPMDAYSFIRGMKTLSLRVERQNQSAMKIATWLQSHPAVEQVNYPGLETHPHHDVAKAQMKGYGGMLSFSVKGGLDAIKVFLPKLKYAHMAANLGCVETVVGPPVTTSHVECTPEERAAAGIPEGLVRYSTGIEDVEDLIADLDQALSYL, encoded by the coding sequence ATGACTGATAATACGAATTCAAACCACCAACCTGGCCTATCGACTCTCAGCATTTGGGGAGGCGAGCAGGAGCACGAACTTTACGAGCGTTCGACTCAGGTTCCGGTAGTTCACAGTGTTTCCTTTGCTTATAAAGATATCGATACTTGGCATGCAGTGGCGTTGGAAAAAGAGCCTGGTCACATCTATTCGCGTAATACAAACCCGACTGTGCGTGCCTTTGAAGATAAGGTGAAAGAGCTGGAAGGCGCTGAGGCGGCGACGAGTTTTTCTAGTGGTATGGCGGCGATCAGCAATATCTTCGGGACTTTTTTACGCCCTGGCGATCGCGTGGTTTCGATCAAAGATAGCTACGGTGGAACCAACAAAATATTCACCTCGTTTTTGCCGCCTTTAAATATTGATGTGACCTTATGCGACACGATTGAGTACGAAGAGATTGAGGCAGAGATTGCCAAAGGCTGCACCATGTTGTACCTGGAAACGCCGACCAATCCAACCGTAAAAATCATTGATATCAAGCGACTAGCTGCAGCGGCGAAGAAAGTTGGCGCTTTGGTCGTGGTTGATAACACTTTCGCGACGCCAATTAATCAGAACCCTTTAAAGCTTGGTGCGGACTTGGTGTTGCACTCGGCGTCTAAATATTTGGGTGGTCATGCGGATGCTTTGGGCGGCGTGGCGTGCGGTAATAAAGACCTGATCAAAATGGTGTATCACTACCGTGAAATCAACGGTGCAACACTGGCTCCGATGGATGCCTATAGCTTTATTCGTGGCATGAAAACCTTGAGCTTGCGGGTTGAGCGCCAAAACCAAAGTGCGATGAAAATTGCGACGTGGTTGCAGAGCCATCCAGCGGTTGAGCAGGTGAATTATCCAGGACTGGAGACGCATCCGCATCACGATGTGGCGAAGGCGCAAATGAAGGGTTATGGCGGCATGCTGAGCTTTTCAGTCAAGGGTGGACTAGATGCAATTAAGGTCTTTTTGCCGAAGCTGAAATACGCGCACATGGCGGCGAATCTGGGTTGTGTAGAAACCGTTGTTGGCCCTCCGGTCACGACTAGTCACGTTGAATGTACGCCAGAAGAGCGTGCGGCAGCAGGAATTCCTGAAGGCTTGGTGCGTTACTCAACCGGTATCGAAGATGTTGAAGATTTGATTGCTGATTTGGATCAAGCGCTGAGCTATTTGTAA